In Microcoleus sp. bin38.metabat.b11b12b14.051, the genomic stretch CGCAGTAGCAAAATCTGACTTCTATCGCGGTCGGTATTTTGAATCCTGCGCTCCCTACCGCTTTGTCGAGCTAAACTTTAAACATTTGTTAGGTCGCGCTCCCCTAGACCAAGCAGAACTTTCCGAGCATATTCGCACCTGTATCGAAAAAGGCTACGATGCAGAAATTGACTCCTACCTCGACAGTCAAGAATACCATGACAAATTTGGCGAAAATACAGTCCCTAATTATCAAGGAGCAAAAAGTCAAGTCGGACAAAAGCAACTCGGTTACAATCGCACCCTTTCCCTGTATCAAGGTTACGCAGGAGTTGACAGTGCTTTTACCGCTTCTCGCTTAGTTGACTTCGTAGCTGGTAATAGCGGTAACAAAATTACTTTACCAAGCACAGGCGGTCGTATTAGTGCTTACAAAGATGCCACCGAAAAAATGTTCAAGATTGTAGTCAAGGGAGCTAAATTTGATAGCCCTCGCCGAGTGAGCAACACTGAATATCTTGTCTCTGGTGCGAAGATGACTCCGCAAATTCAGCGCATCCATCGCGCCGGCGGAAAAATTGTCAGCATCACCGAAGTTGCTTAAGCCATAGAGTGATGGGGGAGTATCCCCGCAGTCAATTTACTTTTTGTTGCACAGGCAAAACAGCCTGTGACTCAGATGCCGGCTTTCTAGCCCACACCACACCAAAATAATTTTTCTGCCAAACAGGGATGCTCCCTCCGTCTTGCTTATGACTTGAGATTTTTACTCGAGTGCCAAGGCTTCTGACTTTTTTGGTGACTGATTCTTTCTGACTTTTTTGTGAATTCAGAATCATTATTGAGCATTAAAAATCGCCAGAAGTTGTAACATTTTTTACATGGCAAAACAACTTTATTAAGTTTAGGAAAAACCATGTCCAGTTTAACAGCAACTTTCGTAAATGACCCAGTAGAACTGCGCTCTAATGCAACGGAAGACGACTTACAGTTAGTAATTCGCGCTGCTTACCGCCAAGTATTAGGAAACGCCCACTTGATGGAAAGCCAGCGTCTCACCAGCGCCGAATCCTTACTCCGCAATGGCGATATTACAGTACGCGAATTTGTCAGACAAGTGGCAAAATCAGAACTCTATCAATCTCTGTTTTTTAACACCAATTCCCCCTATCGGTTTATTGAGTTAAACTGCAAGCATTTGCTCGGTCGCGCTCCTCTGGAACAAACAGAAATTGCTCAGCACGTCCAAACTTGCAACAGCAAAGGCTACGGAGCAGAAATCGATTCTTACATTGATAGTGACGATTATACCCAAAATTTTGGCGAAAATGTCGTTCCCTATCCTCGCAGCATTCGCAGCCAAACTGGCATCAAGAATGTCGGTTTTAATCGGATGGTTTCTTTGCTCGGAGGAGCATCCACTAGCGATACCAGCAATAAGCCTCAGTTAATTGCGACTGTTGCCAGCAATATACCTCAAAAAATCAAACTTTATAGCATTGGTTCCAGTGGAACTTCTAGCACTACTGGCAAGCGTTTTCGGATTGTGGCGGGCAAATCTGGTGGTGCTAAAGTCAGAACGAGCAACATCAGCTATGAAGTTGGCTATGCTCAACTTTCTCGGCAAATTCAGAGTATCCAAAAAAGTGGTGGCAAAATTATCAGCATTACTGAAGTTAGCTAAATTTCCTGAGGCTTCAGTTTTGTTTTGATTTAGCTTTGGTCTCTTCTACTTTCTCTAGAGCGAGTTTATTATTCGCTCTTTTTCCATGGGAAAAAAACCAAAAAATTGATTTATAGAAGAAGGAAGAGTTGGCAGTTTGCAAAAGGCAGACGGCAGTTTGCAAAAGGCAGTTTGCAAAAGGCAGTTTGCAAAAGGCAGAAGGAAAAAATATTTGGTGGGAGAGTGTTTAGGAGTGTTTCTCAAATCTAATATCTCAAATCTAAAATCTAAAATGGTATTACCTCCTATAGCCGACAAAAAAATGCAGGCTTGGATACGAAGTCGTCACCTAATTTTCTCAGGTCAATTTTTGATTTTTGAAACTTTAGACTACCCAGCAGTTGACAGATTTGAGGAATGTATTACGAGTTTAGGAGGATGCTTGATTTCTGTGGAACCTCTCAAACGAGTGTGGATGGGAAATCACAGACAAGTGATGCTCTATCAAGCGAAAGGAAGTTTGCATACACCTCATCACGAACTGCGACAATACTGGTTCAAATATGGTAGTTTTCAGACTAGATTTGATGAGAGAGTTTAAACAAAGCAGGTTCGTGGTTAAAAAATGATTTCGGTGTTAAAATAATTTTTGTCAGTTGCACAAAGTTAATGTTTTTGTTTAAAGTAAGGAGAAGTCCTGCTCTGTTGCGGTTATGGATATTCACGAAATTGAAGCGTCTCTAGAAAATTCTGATTTTCAATATCGACTCAAGGCGATCGCAGCTCTGAAAGATTATACACCAGAGATTGCCGTTCCTTTGCTAAAAGCTCGACTCAACGATCCAGAATTTTTAGTACGCACCTTTGTCAGTAGGGCGTTTGGACAGCAACAAACCGCCGAATCTTTCGCGGCTTTGCTGCAAATCATGAAATTTGATAACACTCCGAATGTGCGCGCCGAAGCTGCAAATTCCCTGTCCCTGTTTGGTAGGTGTGCTGCGTCTCATTTAGTGCTGACTTTTGTTCAAGATGACCACTGGCTGGTGCGTCGCAGCATTCTGGGGGCGCTGGTAGATATGGAGTGCTACAACGAACTTTTTGAGGTATGTGTCGAAGCGTTAGCTGGGGAAGATATGACGACGCAGGAAGCGGCGGTGGATGCACTCGGTGCTTTGGCCCGAAGCAGCCAGGAACAAGCTGCACTTGCTCGGTTGTTGGTGCTGGCTGGTTCTGAGTATGAAGGGATTCGCCAGCACACTGCATCGGCTTTGAAACATTTTGATGCTCCCGAGGCGAAGGAGGTGTTGAGTCAACTGCGCCAAGACTCTCACCATCGAGTGGTTGGTGCGGCTTTAGAAAATTTGCTTGAGAACAATTAAGAATATTTCATGCAGTTTTATACCATTTTTCTAAAGTAGTGTTATACAATCACCCCCCCAACCCCCCCTTACTAAGGGGGGGCTAAGAGTTCATCTCTAGCAAATCTTTATAAAATTGGTATTAGAGGCAAAAACCGGGTTTTTTCGGGAAATATAGTCTGGAGTGCGAGGAATGTGAGTGGAAAAACCAATATCGTTGGGTTAAGCTGGTCAGGGAGCAAAAACGATGTAAAAAATAGACTCTGCGATTGCTTCGTTCCTCGCAATGACACAACTGAACGGTATTGGGTGAAAAACCCGGTTTCTTAAATGTGCGTAATTCCTGGGATTGTTAACCGCTCAAGCTTGACTGAACTGTTTTAAGCCTGCGATTAAATTGTCAAAACAAAGACCAGATAAATCCTGTTCCTCAGAACTAAAGTGCTGTAAACAGACTGTTTTCAACTGTTCTAATCCACAGAGCATCGCCGCCACGGGAACTCGCAATTCTTGATAAAGTAGTTCCATGTTTTCTAGTCCGGCTTGACTGGTAAATTCAGGATTTTTCGCTGCTATGCTATAGGAGACAGAGCGCAGGAAATGCCAAAAATCTCGCCAACAGGCTTCGGCGCGTTCTGGAGGATAGAGGTCATTACCTGGTTCGGCGATATTAGGAAAGTCGGCTAACACTTTTTCCCTGGCATTGGATACAAGATGAGGAGCTTGCTCTCGCAGCAATCTGGCTTGTTCTAACATTAAAGATGTATTGGGAAGCAGATTTTTGATATTTTCTAAATCTGCGTCGGTGAGATATCTACTTTCATCGTCAGCCTTTTGAAAAATGGTGATAACTTCATCTGGATAGAGGTTTTTCCAAGTGGCAAAGCTGACGATTCTGGCTTTGGGAATTAATTGTTTGGCTCTTTCACTTAGTTGCATAGCTATTAAAAATGTACTGAGGTAGTTGGACACAATCCAAGTTATAGACTAGAATTATGAGAAGTTTTATTAAGATTTGTTACATTTAAGAAAATCAAAGATGAGAGTGTGGTACAAACTTTTCATTAGATGTAAGTGCGATCGCACCTTTGGTTTCATAACGAATGGTTTCATAACGAAATATTACTTTGTTATCCATAAAAGAGACTAGGTTTAGGGCGATCGCCTATTATCCTGTGTTCAGGCAGAGATTGAAGGAGCTAAATTATAATCTATGTTTAAGCCATTTCAGCAATTTCTAGAAAAAGAACTGTTTGACAACTTTGCACTAGAGAGCCGTCCCATTCCCTCTGGATTGGAGTCTGTGGTGAGTGAAAGAGGTAAAAATCCCGCCACGATTCAAAGTTGGTGCTATGAATGCCCAGAATTGAGAAAAATTCGCTACACCTACATCGATGCTGGGGAAACGGCGCAAATTTTCAATAGTGTGATTTATCCAAACCACAATTACGATGTGCCGTTGCTAGGGATAGATTTTTTAGCGTTTGGACAAAAGAAAATCTTGGTAGTGATCGATTTTCAGCCGTTATTTCGCGATCGGCCTTACATAGATAAGTATATCGAACCATTGACCGAAATTCGAGCTAAATACAGCTCGTTGGTACAAGACTTAGAAATGAAGTTTTATGATGCCAACCAGTATTTTTCCAAAAATTTGCTTTTTGCCAAAACCGACGCCGAAACAGTAGTCAACCAATTGTTTCCCGCCTATCAAGAATACGTCCAGTTGTACTGGAAAATGCTACAGCAAGCTACTCCCCTGACAACTCCCGAAGAAGTTCAGCGGATTGTGAAAGCACAGAAAGATTACGACCAGTATAGTGCAGAAAGAGACCCCGCATCCGGGCTATTCGGCAGCTATTTTGGCCATGAATGGTCAGAGCGCTTTTTGTACGAGTTTTTGTTTGAAGATGCTGTTCCCTTAGCGGTTCCCGCCGGGACAAAATAAATTTAAAATGACTCTCTATCAGCCTTTTTTAGATTACGCGATTCCACTACTAAGGGAGCGACTTGATTTAGCTCCCTATCCGATTCCGACCGGTTTTGAAAAAAAAGAATGTATCACGGGGAAAGGAAAAAAAGAGCAGTTGGTTGTCACTACTAGCTATGCTTTTCAATCCCCAAAACTGCGGCAGATTCGGGCGGCTCATGTTGAGGGTGGTGATGCTCTTCAGGTACTGAATTTTGTGATTTTCCCGCAAATTAATTATGATTTGCCTTTTTTTGGGGCGGATTTGGTGACTTTGCCGGGGGGACATTTGATTGCTTTGGATATGCAGCCGCTTTTTCACGATGCGGCTTATCAGAAGCAATACTCAGAGCCAATTTTACCGATTTTTAACAAGTATCAAAAAGATTTGCCCTGGGGGGGAGATTTTCCTGAAGAGGCAAAACCTTTCTTTTCTCCGGCTTTTCTGTGGACTCGTCCGAAGGAAACTGAGGCTGTGCAGACTCTGGTGTTTGATGCTTTTAAGGATTATCTACAAGCTTATCTCGATTTAGTCGATCGCGCGCAACCAGTCACTGACAGCGAGAGATTGGCCGAGATTCTTCAGGCGCAACGCAATTATATCAACTATCGGGCGGCTAAAGATCCTGCTAGGGGAATGTTTCTGCGCTTTTATGGTGAGGAGTGGACTGAGGAGTATATTCACGGTTTTCTTTTCGACTTGGAACGGCATTTATAGGAGAGTTAAGATTTGTTTGTGAGGACTTTAGTCCTCTGGATTGGCGGACTGAAGTCTGCACTACGAACCTCATTGGCGGACTGAAGTCCGCACTACGAACCTCATTGGCGGACTGAAGTCCGCACTACGAACCTCATTGGCGGACTGAAGTCCGCACTACGAACCTCATTGGCGGACTGAAGTCCGCACTACGAATGATATTTAGTTTGCAAGACTTTGAGCTGTATTATTCCGAGTAAAACAATTCCAAGTACCTAATTCCTTGGAATCGCGACTGCAAAGCATCGCCCTGGCTTCCGCAGTCAATCCTTGTACTAAGCTAAAATCAGCACCCGCAATACTTTGCAACTGGTCTAAATTCGCTCCTGTCAAATCAGCCGCCCGTAAATCTGCGCCCTGCAATTCAACTCCAATTAACATCGCATTCCGCAAATAAGCACCAGTCAAAAAAGCATTCTGAAGATTAGCCCCGCTTAAAGCCGCTCCCTCTAAATTTGCTCCCGTTAAATCTGCTCCGCTGAGATAAGCACCTCGCAAATTACAGTAACTCAAATCCGCTCCTCGGAGATTGGCTGCATTCAAAAAAGCCCCGCTCAAACTAGCTTTTGGCCCAATAGCTTCGGATTTTTGATAATTAAATCCTTCCGGCCAAATGGTCTTGCTATCATATAAAGCTAGTTTGAATTTAGCTCCTTCTAGTTTGGCACCGGCTAGATTGCAACCTTGTAAATCAGCTCGAAAAAAATAACTTTCTTGTAAATTTGCTCCGCTTAAATTGGCGTCTCGGAGATTGGCGCGCCGAAAGTCAACTCCCTGGAGATTGGCGCCTTGGAAATTCGTTTTGCTGAGGCTGGCGCCAATCAAATTTGCTCCGCTCAAATCAATCCCGGATAAATCCATTTGGCTGAGGTTGATTCCCTGGAGGTTGGTTTGAGCTAGGCTTTTACTGTGTTCAATAGCTTGTAAGACTTCTGTGAGAGTCAGGGGCTCTGAGAGGAAAAATGAGTGTTGACGAAGTGCCATTATATTTTTGAAGATTTATTGATGGAATTGCTCAAAGTTGTCCGGTGTCATTTATCCTAGGATTTGATTGATGAGCGATCGCCAGAAAGTTAATTTTCTTAACCAAAATTCGCTCTGATTCCGCTCCCATCCCCTTGACAAGGGGGACTTGCTTGATTCCTCTCGCTAAGCTGACACAGAAATGCTGCTAACACCACCGATGACTATGATGGATTTCTTTCGCAAGAGTGAGGGCGTTTGGT encodes the following:
- a CDS encoding phycobilisome rod-core linker polypeptide yields the protein MSVVLDAPVELWSTASSDDTQAVIRAVYKQVLGNPHVMESERLTVAESQLCDGSMTVREFVRAVAKSDFYRGRYFESCAPYRFVELNFKHLLGRAPLDQAELSEHIRTCIEKGYDAEIDSYLDSQEYHDKFGENTVPNYQGAKSQVGQKQLGYNRTLSLYQGYAGVDSAFTASRLVDFVAGNSGNKITLPSTGGRISAYKDATEKMFKIVVKGAKFDSPRRVSNTEYLVSGAKMTPQIQRIHRAGGKIVSITEVA
- a CDS encoding phycobilisome rod-core linker polypeptide → MSSLTATFVNDPVELRSNATEDDLQLVIRAAYRQVLGNAHLMESQRLTSAESLLRNGDITVREFVRQVAKSELYQSLFFNTNSPYRFIELNCKHLLGRAPLEQTEIAQHVQTCNSKGYGAEIDSYIDSDDYTQNFGENVVPYPRSIRSQTGIKNVGFNRMVSLLGGASTSDTSNKPQLIATVASNIPQKIKLYSIGSSGTSSTTGKRFRIVAGKSGGAKVRTSNISYEVGYAQLSRQIQSIQKSGGKIISITEVS
- a CDS encoding CpeR family transcriptional regulator → MVLPPIADKKMQAWIRSRHLIFSGQFLIFETLDYPAVDRFEECITSLGGCLISVEPLKRVWMGNHRQVMLYQAKGSLHTPHHELRQYWFKYGSFQTRFDERV
- a CDS encoding HEAT repeat domain-containing protein, translated to MDIHEIEASLENSDFQYRLKAIAALKDYTPEIAVPLLKARLNDPEFLVRTFVSRAFGQQQTAESFAALLQIMKFDNTPNVRAEAANSLSLFGRCAASHLVLTFVQDDHWLVRRSILGALVDMECYNELFEVCVEALAGEDMTTQEAAVDALGALARSSQEQAALARLLVLAGSEYEGIRQHTASALKHFDAPEAKEVLSQLRQDSHHRVVGAALENLLENN
- a CDS encoding phycobilisome protein, which encodes MQLSERAKQLIPKARIVSFATWKNLYPDEVITIFQKADDESRYLTDADLENIKNLLPNTSLMLEQARLLREQAPHLVSNAREKVLADFPNIAEPGNDLYPPERAEACWRDFWHFLRSVSYSIAAKNPEFTSQAGLENMELLYQELRVPVAAMLCGLEQLKTVCLQHFSSEEQDLSGLCFDNLIAGLKQFSQA
- a CDS encoding 15,16-dihydrobiliverdin:ferredoxin oxidoreductase, with the protein product MFKPFQQFLEKELFDNFALESRPIPSGLESVVSERGKNPATIQSWCYECPELRKIRYTYIDAGETAQIFNSVIYPNHNYDVPLLGIDFLAFGQKKILVVIDFQPLFRDRPYIDKYIEPLTEIRAKYSSLVQDLEMKFYDANQYFSKNLLFAKTDAETVVNQLFPAYQEYVQLYWKMLQQATPLTTPEEVQRIVKAQKDYDQYSAERDPASGLFGSYFGHEWSERFLYEFLFEDAVPLAVPAGTK
- a CDS encoding phycoerythrobilin:ferredoxin oxidoreductase, coding for MTLYQPFLDYAIPLLRERLDLAPYPIPTGFEKKECITGKGKKEQLVVTTSYAFQSPKLRQIRAAHVEGGDALQVLNFVIFPQINYDLPFFGADLVTLPGGHLIALDMQPLFHDAAYQKQYSEPILPIFNKYQKDLPWGGDFPEEAKPFFSPAFLWTRPKETEAVQTLVFDAFKDYLQAYLDLVDRAQPVTDSERLAEILQAQRNYINYRAAKDPARGMFLRFYGEEWTEEYIHGFLFDLERHL
- a CDS encoding pentapeptide repeat-containing protein, with product MALRQHSFFLSEPLTLTEVLQAIEHSKSLAQTNLQGINLSQMDLSGIDLSGANLIGASLSKTNFQGANLQGVDFRRANLRDANLSGANLQESYFFRADLQGCNLAGAKLEGAKFKLALYDSKTIWPEGFNYQKSEAIGPKASLSGAFLNAANLRGADLSYCNLRGAYLSGADLTGANLEGAALSGANLQNAFLTGAYLRNAMLIGVELQGADLRAADLTGANLDQLQSIAGADFSLVQGLTAEARAMLCSRDSKELGTWNCFTRNNTAQSLAN